A single region of the Rhizobium sp. NLR16a genome encodes:
- a CDS encoding LysR substrate-binding domain-containing protein codes for MKNLNSVHLNGLRALEAVGRLGSLQAAADELGVSVGAVSQQVIKAEAQLGQVIFERTARGMIATEAARPVLTALDEGFARLSAAVSIASRKDDTILTISVAPVFAARWLVHRLHRFAKGYPDIKLRLDATTNLVNPAISDVDIGIRVGAGKWPDVKAELLLEQEVFPVCSPEMAANLKQPADILALPAIIDGPAMFSWEVWMSEAGLSGATLATRHVFNDASLCLDAAIAGQGVMLAWQTLAAFALAEGRLAAPFGIRAKTGFGHYFVTAEGTREPKKVKDFKAWIREEMAGTLALFR; via the coding sequence ATGAAGAACCTGAATAGCGTCCATCTCAACGGCCTCAGGGCACTGGAGGCCGTCGGTCGTCTTGGCTCGCTGCAGGCGGCCGCCGACGAGCTCGGCGTTTCGGTCGGCGCGGTCAGCCAGCAGGTGATCAAGGCCGAGGCGCAATTGGGGCAAGTGATCTTCGAGCGCACCGCCCGGGGCATGATCGCCACCGAAGCCGCCCGTCCGGTGCTCACAGCGCTCGACGAGGGCTTTGCCCGCCTTTCGGCGGCAGTCTCGATCGCAAGCCGCAAGGACGATACGATCCTGACCATCTCGGTGGCGCCGGTTTTCGCCGCCCGCTGGCTCGTCCATCGGCTTCATCGCTTCGCCAAAGGTTACCCCGACATCAAGCTGCGGCTGGATGCGACGACCAATCTCGTCAATCCCGCGATCTCAGACGTCGACATCGGCATCCGCGTCGGCGCCGGCAAATGGCCCGATGTGAAGGCCGAGTTGCTGCTGGAGCAGGAGGTCTTTCCTGTTTGTTCGCCCGAGATGGCGGCCAACCTGAAACAGCCTGCCGACATCCTCGCTTTGCCTGCCATTATCGATGGCCCGGCCATGTTCAGCTGGGAAGTCTGGATGAGCGAGGCCGGACTGTCGGGCGCGACGCTTGCGACGCGCCACGTCTTCAACGACGCCTCGCTCTGCCTCGACGCGGCGATCGCTGGCCAGGGCGTCATGCTCGCCTGGCAGACGCTTGCCGCCTTTGCGCTGGCCGAAGGCCGGCTGGCAGCGCCGTTCGGCATTCGCGCGAAAACCGGCTTCGGCCATTATTTCGTGACGGCTGAAGGCACACGCGAGCCGAAGAAGGTCAAGGATTTCAAGGCCTGGATCCGCGAGGAAATGGCCGGCACGCTGGCGCTTTTTCGGTAG
- a CDS encoding ABC-2 family transporter protein, with amino-acid sequence MLIHHLRVIPLLVRMHVRSQMEYRGAFWLDRLAQILSYGSVFATIGILLARFQTLGGWTWPELALLFSFQLLAYSLGAAMSFVQLRDLEELVRLGTYDTLLVKPFSPWAYLVFSGLNVGYAGHIILAVPLLCWAVLSVDFIWTAPSVAFLLVAIVSATLLTAAMITMIGATALMWVRSNHLFSIFFGFWELTRYPLNIFPGSIQIILITAVPLALTSSVPVGALLGKPIPILGDWAGPVALAAGPIWVLLAIAHWRYATRRYQGAGG; translated from the coding sequence GTGCTCATCCATCACCTGCGCGTCATTCCGCTGCTGGTGCGCATGCATGTGCGCTCCCAAATGGAATATCGCGGCGCCTTCTGGCTCGACCGGCTTGCGCAGATCCTCTCCTATGGCAGCGTCTTCGCCACCATCGGCATCCTGCTGGCCCGCTTCCAGACGCTCGGCGGCTGGACCTGGCCGGAGCTGGCGCTGCTCTTCAGCTTCCAGCTGCTCGCCTACTCTCTCGGTGCGGCAATGAGCTTCGTGCAATTGCGCGACCTCGAGGAGCTGGTGCGGCTCGGCACCTACGACACACTCCTGGTCAAGCCGTTCAGCCCTTGGGCCTATCTCGTCTTCTCCGGCCTCAATGTCGGCTATGCCGGCCACATCATCCTGGCGGTGCCGCTGCTCTGCTGGGCCGTCCTGTCGGTCGACTTCATCTGGACGGCCCCGTCCGTGGCGTTCCTGCTGGTCGCGATCGTCAGCGCGACACTGCTCACCGCTGCGATGATCACCATGATCGGCGCGACGGCGCTGATGTGGGTGCGGTCGAACCACCTGTTCTCGATCTTCTTCGGTTTCTGGGAGCTGACGCGCTACCCGCTCAACATCTTCCCCGGCAGCATCCAGATCATCCTCATCACCGCCGTTCCGCTGGCGCTGACCAGCTCGGTTCCCGTCGGCGCGCTGCTCGGCAAACCAATCCCGATCCTCGGCGACTGGGCCGGGCCGGTGGCGCTCGCCGCCGGCCCCATCTGGGTGCTGCTCGCCATCGCCCACTGGCGCTACGCCACCCGCAGATACCAAGGGGCTGGCGGGTAA
- a CDS encoding ABC-2 family transporter protein: MSAYLAFTRSSFHAQLAYRNEVWANIFGKLVQVVARVAIWLAVYAGVGATVVDGVSLQQMVTYALLGGAVMGATRPERVIGEIGRSLKTGDIAVWLLKPLSYPLYLFANECGSFSYRLATQVIPTVAFTALFYGMLAPASLFHALMFIAFWALSFALIFLMSALFGLIAFWLMTSFSLDWILGALLHLFSGLLVPFWFFPEPLATIARHLPFAWVVYYPNAVYLGRLSVADTLLHLGLGLGWAGLFLLGVLWLWRLASRRITVQGG, translated from the coding sequence ATGAGCGCCTATCTCGCCTTCACCCGCAGCTCCTTTCACGCGCAGCTCGCCTACCGCAACGAGGTCTGGGCCAACATCTTCGGCAAGCTTGTACAGGTCGTCGCTCGCGTCGCCATCTGGCTCGCCGTCTATGCCGGCGTCGGCGCGACCGTCGTCGACGGCGTTTCGCTGCAGCAGATGGTGACCTACGCCCTGCTCGGCGGCGCTGTCATGGGCGCCACCCGCCCGGAAAGGGTCATCGGCGAGATCGGCCGCTCTCTCAAGACAGGCGATATTGCCGTCTGGCTGCTGAAGCCGCTCTCTTACCCGCTCTATCTCTTCGCCAATGAATGCGGCAGCTTTTCCTATCGGCTGGCGACGCAGGTAATCCCGACCGTCGCCTTCACCGCCCTGTTCTACGGCATGCTTGCGCCGGCAAGCCTGTTTCACGCTCTGATGTTTATCGCTTTCTGGGCGCTGTCCTTCGCGCTGATCTTCCTGATGTCGGCGCTTTTCGGCCTGATCGCCTTCTGGCTGATGACGAGCTTCTCGCTGGACTGGATCCTCGGCGCCTTGCTGCATCTCTTCTCCGGCCTGCTGGTGCCCTTCTGGTTCTTCCCCGAGCCCTTGGCGACGATCGCCCGCCACTTGCCCTTCGCCTGGGTCGTCTATTATCCCAATGCCGTCTATCTCGGCAGGCTCTCAGTGGCCGACACCTTGCTGCATCTCGGCCTCGGCCTCGGCTGGGCCGGTCTGTTCCTTTTGGGCGTGCTCTGGCTGTGGCGCCTGGCCTCGCGCCGCATCACCGTGCAGGGAGGCTGA
- a CDS encoding glutathione S-transferase, with translation MLTLYYASGTCALASLIALEESDLAFETKKLSFRDGEQRSPDYLKINPKGRVPALVTDRGVLTETPAILGFIAESAPAAKLAPLGDVFEMARLQSFNNYLCSTVHVNHAHRPRGSRWADDPAALEAMKAKVPQNMADCFGLIEETMFKGPWVMGETYSLADPYLFVMTDWLPADGVDPARFAKASDHHARMLQRPAVQRALAFDRG, from the coding sequence ATGCTGACATTATATTACGCGTCCGGAACCTGCGCGCTCGCAAGCCTTATTGCCCTGGAAGAATCCGACCTTGCCTTCGAGACTAAGAAGCTCAGTTTCCGCGATGGCGAGCAGCGTTCGCCGGACTATCTGAAGATCAATCCGAAGGGACGGGTGCCGGCGCTCGTCACCGATCGCGGCGTGCTGACGGAAACGCCGGCGATCCTCGGCTTCATCGCGGAAAGCGCCCCGGCCGCCAAACTCGCGCCGCTCGGCGATGTCTTCGAAATGGCGCGGCTGCAATCCTTCAACAACTATCTCTGCTCGACCGTGCATGTGAACCACGCCCATCGCCCGCGCGGCTCGCGCTGGGCCGACGATCCGGCGGCACTCGAGGCGATGAAGGCCAAGGTGCCGCAGAATATGGCCGATTGTTTCGGGCTGATCGAAGAGACGATGTTCAAAGGCCCGTGGGTGATGGGCGAGACCTATTCGCTGGCCGATCCCTACCTCTTCGTCATGACCGATTGGCTGCCGGCCGACGGCGTCGATCCCGCCCGCTTTGCAAAGGCAAGCGACCATCACGCTCGCATGCTGCAGCGCCCCGCCGTCCAGCGGGCGCTAGCCTTCGACCGGGGCTGA
- a CDS encoding DeoR/GlpR family DNA-binding transcription regulator: MLTTQRKTLILDILRRDGQVIAKRVAEDFSLSEDTIRRDLREMAAEGLLKRVHGGAMPLAPDLPDFTARASVSSENKARLGAKAAAMVKPGQMVFLDGGTTTAEIARHLPRDMALTVATHSPTIAAELEHHPTAEVILAGGRLYKHSMVATGAAAMAAISQLRPDLFFLGVTAAHPVHGLSTGDFEEAAIKRHIARCSAETHVLLTEEKFDLVSPCPVLGIAEVAGLIVPTEMTAERLKPYRDLNGTITAA; the protein is encoded by the coding sequence ATGCTGACGACGCAGCGCAAGACCCTGATCCTCGACATCTTGCGCCGCGACGGCCAGGTGATCGCCAAGCGTGTCGCCGAGGATTTTTCGCTTTCAGAAGACACGATCCGGCGTGACCTGCGGGAAATGGCGGCGGAGGGGCTCTTGAAACGCGTGCATGGCGGCGCGATGCCGCTTGCGCCCGATCTGCCCGATTTTACCGCGCGGGCCAGCGTCTCGTCCGAGAACAAGGCGCGGCTCGGGGCTAAGGCGGCTGCGATGGTCAAGCCGGGGCAGATGGTCTTCCTCGACGGCGGCACGACGACCGCCGAGATTGCCCGGCATTTGCCGCGCGATATGGCGCTGACAGTTGCCACTCACAGTCCGACGATCGCCGCCGAGCTGGAGCACCATCCGACGGCGGAGGTGATCCTGGCCGGCGGGCGGCTCTACAAACATTCGATGGTGGCAACGGGCGCTGCGGCGATGGCGGCGATTTCGCAGCTTCGCCCCGATCTGTTCTTCCTCGGCGTCACCGCCGCCCACCCCGTGCACGGGCTTTCCACCGGCGATTTCGAGGAAGCGGCGATCAAGCGGCACATCGCTCGCTGCTCGGCCGAAACGCATGTGCTGCTGACGGAGGAGAAGTTCGACCTCGTCTCGCCCTGCCCAGTGCTCGGCATTGCCGAGGTGGCAGGACTGATCGTACCGACGGAGATGACGGCCGAGCGGCTGAAGCCTTATCGCGATCTCAACGGTACAATCACTGCAGCCTAA
- a CDS encoding DUF2087 domain-containing protein: protein MSRKLIPLQVSDASAFAKSLRLQLSAHEGLPSHLQFLNMLARAAGYGNFQSLRAQTDLVDSEALPPTAAPVADPAVDRKHIDRVQRRFDQELRLIRWPSRRMDQITALWILWSYIPSARDMSEKEVNALLRDRHLFGDHALLRRELCDLGLMRRTRDGSVYRRVERPMPNNAATILRQCSQRQAH from the coding sequence ATGTCCAGAAAACTCATCCCGCTCCAGGTGAGCGATGCCTCCGCATTTGCCAAGTCGCTTCGCCTGCAGCTCTCCGCCCATGAGGGGCTTCCCTCTCACCTCCAGTTCTTGAACATGCTGGCACGGGCTGCCGGTTACGGCAATTTCCAGAGCCTGCGGGCGCAAACTGATCTCGTTGACAGCGAGGCCCTCCCCCCGACAGCGGCGCCTGTCGCCGACCCCGCGGTCGACCGAAAGCATATCGACCGTGTTCAACGCAGGTTCGACCAAGAGCTTCGCCTGATACGCTGGCCCTCGCGGCGCATGGATCAGATCACGGCGCTTTGGATTCTCTGGTCGTATATTCCCTCAGCGAGGGATATGTCCGAAAAAGAAGTCAATGCTCTTCTTCGCGACAGGCACCTGTTTGGAGATCACGCTTTGCTGCGTCGGGAACTTTGTGACCTCGGCCTGATGCGCCGGACGCGCGACGGCAGCGTCTACCGGCGCGTCGAACGGCCGATGCCGAACAATGCGGCGACGATCCTGCGTCAGTGTTCGCAGCGCCAGGCACACTGA
- a CDS encoding ATP-binding cassette domain-containing protein encodes MPALIEARGVSKRFRQHKRFPGLLGAFKTLVTSEYTEVQAVSDIGFDITAGEAVGYLGPNGAGKSTMIKMMTGILVPSEGTLSVLSRTPHLSRMDNAREIGVVFGQRSQLWWDLPLIDSFTLHQRIYGIRASRYADNLRHFSELLDLSPFLDRAVRQLSLGQRMRAEIVMSLLHDPKILFLDEPTIGLDVVAKDAVRRFLAEINRERGVTIILTTHDLQDIETICPRLIMVDHSRLIFDGELRSLRAALGSARRLTLEFASDPGPLRLSTASLVNDEGLRKEYLIEREDVSLVKILSEVGSDRDLKDVALHEPDIEEVIRTFYQGRNARARAS; translated from the coding sequence ATGCCGGCTTTGATCGAAGCACGGGGCGTCAGCAAGCGCTTCCGGCAGCACAAGAGATTTCCGGGCCTGCTCGGCGCCTTCAAGACGCTGGTGACGAGCGAATATACCGAGGTTCAGGCCGTTTCCGATATCGGCTTCGATATTACGGCCGGCGAGGCCGTCGGCTATCTCGGCCCGAACGGCGCCGGCAAATCGACGATGATCAAGATGATGACCGGCATTCTGGTGCCGAGCGAGGGCACGCTTTCGGTGCTCAGCCGCACGCCGCATCTCTCCCGCATGGACAATGCGCGCGAGATCGGCGTCGTCTTCGGACAGCGCAGCCAGCTGTGGTGGGACCTGCCGCTGATCGACAGTTTTACCCTGCACCAGCGCATCTATGGTATCCGGGCTTCCCGCTATGCGGACAATCTGCGTCACTTCAGCGAGCTGCTCGATCTCTCGCCCTTCCTCGACCGGGCGGTGCGCCAGCTCAGCCTCGGCCAGCGCATGCGCGCCGAGATCGTCATGTCGCTGCTGCACGATCCGAAGATCCTCTTCCTCGACGAACCGACGATCGGGCTCGACGTGGTCGCCAAGGATGCCGTGCGTCGGTTCCTCGCCGAGATCAACCGCGAACGCGGCGTCACCATCATTCTCACCACCCATGACCTGCAGGACATCGAGACGATCTGCCCGCGGCTGATCATGGTCGATCACTCCAGGCTGATCTTCGATGGCGAATTGCGCAGCCTGCGCGCCGCCCTCGGCTCGGCCCGGCGGCTGACGCTGGAATTTGCCAGCGACCCCGGCCCCTTGCGGCTCAGCACGGCATCGCTCGTCAACGACGAGGGCCTGCGTAAGGAATATCTGATCGAGCGCGAAGACGTGTCGCTGGTCAAAATTCTTTCGGAGGTCGGCAGCGACCGCGATCTCAAGGATGTGGCGCTGCACGAGCCTGACATCGAAGAAGTCATCCGCACCTTCTACCAGGGTCGCAACGCCAGGGCCAGGGCCTCATGA
- a CDS encoding GNAT family protein — protein sequence MRNVEKNMIIELTAHDFNALLKGFAPVNTSLVSDSAIAPPEVLEMLARIAAEIAAQFIPSAWMIVEATEIVGLCSIIRAPQNGEIHIGYGIAPSRQGRGSVTRAIGELLEWARQDPRVTLVSADTAMENIASQRVLERNGFIRTGERIDPEDGPVICWQASAV from the coding sequence ATGCGCAATGTCGAGAAGAATATGATCATCGAATTGACGGCCCATGATTTCAACGCATTGCTGAAAGGTTTCGCGCCTGTAAATACCAGCCTGGTTTCCGATAGCGCCATCGCGCCTCCTGAGGTCCTGGAGATGCTGGCCAGGATTGCAGCAGAGATCGCCGCCCAATTCATCCCGTCGGCCTGGATGATTGTGGAGGCGACCGAAATCGTCGGGCTGTGCTCCATCATTCGCGCACCTCAGAACGGCGAAATCCACATCGGCTATGGGATCGCGCCCAGCCGCCAAGGACGTGGATCCGTCACGCGCGCCATAGGAGAATTGCTGGAATGGGCGCGGCAGGATCCGCGCGTAACCCTCGTTTCGGCCGATACGGCCATGGAAAACATCGCTTCGCAGCGTGTCCTCGAACGAAATGGCTTTATCCGCACCGGCGAGCGCATCGATCCTGAGGACGGTCCGGTGATTTGCTGGCAGGCATCTGCCGTTTAA
- a CDS encoding glutathione S-transferase family protein, translated as MLTIYGVYRSRASRVYWIAEELGLEFRSVPVLQARRLADPLAEEAPLNTHSPEFTALNPMAQIPSIRDGDLIMHESLAINLYLARKHGGQLSGQTVEEDGLLTMWTIWAASQVEPHSVRIVLTYDNGLENSDDGKQTIAAACYGLRRPLAALEGHLAGGQWIVGDRFTVADLNIAEVLRYAQSEADLFDAHPNIKAWIERCQSRPAYKAMQAARSKEPIEV; from the coding sequence ATGCTGACAATCTATGGGGTCTATCGATCGCGCGCTTCGCGCGTCTACTGGATTGCGGAGGAGCTCGGGCTCGAATTCCGCTCCGTGCCCGTGCTGCAGGCCAGGCGGCTTGCCGACCCGCTCGCCGAAGAGGCGCCGCTCAACACGCATTCGCCCGAGTTCACCGCCCTCAACCCGATGGCGCAGATCCCCAGCATTCGCGACGGCGACCTCATCATGCACGAGTCGCTGGCGATCAATCTCTACCTCGCGCGCAAGCATGGCGGGCAGCTTTCCGGCCAAACCGTCGAGGAGGACGGATTGCTGACGATGTGGACGATCTGGGCGGCCTCGCAGGTCGAGCCGCATTCGGTGCGGATCGTCCTGACCTATGATAACGGGCTTGAGAACAGCGACGACGGCAAGCAGACGATCGCCGCCGCCTGCTACGGGCTGCGCCGGCCGCTTGCGGCGCTCGAAGGTCACCTCGCTGGCGGGCAGTGGATCGTCGGCGATCGCTTCACCGTCGCCGATCTCAACATCGCCGAGGTGTTGCGTTATGCCCAGAGCGAGGCGGATCTTTTCGACGCGCATCCGAACATCAAGGCCTGGATCGAACGCTGCCAGTCCCGCCCGGCCTACAAGGCGATGCAGGCGGCCCGCAGCAAGGAGCCGATCGAGGTTTAA
- a CDS encoding YbhB/YbcL family Raf kinase inhibitor-like protein, translating to MTLTLISKAFAQDQPIPKKYARAGENLFPPLTWSGAPEETRSFALVVEDPDAPHGTFRHCGIANIPAEWRALAESVDTAPEQAPRFYKNDFGNARYDGPQPPAGDRPHHYIFRLAALDVPKLSTPDAAGISAMWAEARKHALAEATVTGTYQTH from the coding sequence ATGACTTTGACATTGATCAGCAAGGCTTTTGCCCAGGATCAGCCGATCCCGAAGAAATATGCGCGCGCCGGCGAGAACCTCTTTCCGCCCCTTACCTGGAGCGGCGCCCCCGAGGAGACCAGGAGCTTTGCTCTGGTGGTTGAGGATCCGGATGCTCCGCATGGCACGTTCCGCCATTGCGGCATTGCCAATATTCCCGCTGAGTGGAGAGCCCTGGCCGAAAGCGTCGATACGGCGCCGGAGCAGGCGCCGCGCTTCTACAAGAACGATTTTGGCAATGCCCGTTACGATGGCCCGCAGCCGCCGGCAGGCGATCGCCCGCATCACTACATCTTCCGCCTCGCGGCCCTCGACGTGCCGAAGCTTTCTACGCCGGATGCCGCCGGTATCAGCGCGATGTGGGCGGAGGCAAGGAAACACGCATTGGCGGAAGCGACCGTCACCGGCACCTATCAGACGCACTGA
- a CDS encoding DUF2945 domain-containing protein — MAKSARGDHVTWNSEAGQVSGHIIAIHTRDFDYKGHRRRATEASPQYEIKSDKSDHIAAYREDALRKVKGG, encoded by the coding sequence ATGGCCAAATCTGCTCGGGGAGATCACGTCACCTGGAATTCGGAGGCCGGGCAGGTCTCCGGCCACATCATTGCGATCCACACCCGGGATTTTGACTACAAAGGTCATCGCCGCCGCGCCACCGAGGCCTCACCCCAATACGAGATCAAGAGCGACAAGAGCGACCATATCGCTGCCTATAGGGAAGATGCATTGCGGAAGGTCAAAGGAGGATAG
- a CDS encoding MFS transporter has product MSSSFSLILRDNRIRIPAVTLVALAFTYASTAPYQSIIGINELGLSNGAYSALVFFSAIVNVATSLTLGIWSDRLKERRPLVLSLSVAGMLGFGSIAIIHSPAIFIFSTLLLVPMSGSTYSLLFASLRARTNQMERGEGAAVTATVRALFSGSWALAPGLIGLYLVNSPSMTPAYGIAALASCTCFCLYFFFAPGNGSAGPPPDPVGFLASLKRIFMPNVLIRVFIMALLFALQRLNGMLLPLIITRAAGGNVADVGFIAGLTALLEMPFMMMWGMTQRRFRTAHVLALGALIYCAYLLLLGFASAPWHIYALLLVNACGAAAILSVPITYLQDLIADRPGLGTSLLSLNTFIGTGIAAGLFAFGTSLTDYSGTAFVGAGAGLAAIGALLHLESSRRQARQPA; this is encoded by the coding sequence ATGTCATCCAGTTTCTCCCTCATCCTGCGCGACAACAGGATCCGCATTCCCGCGGTGACGCTCGTCGCGCTTGCCTTTACCTATGCTTCGACCGCGCCTTACCAGTCGATCATCGGGATCAACGAACTCGGCTTGAGCAACGGCGCCTATTCGGCGCTGGTGTTCTTTTCGGCGATCGTCAACGTGGCGACGAGTCTGACGCTCGGCATCTGGTCGGACAGGCTGAAGGAACGCCGGCCGCTGGTGCTCTCGCTTTCGGTGGCCGGCATGCTCGGCTTCGGATCGATCGCGATCATCCACAGCCCGGCAATCTTCATCTTTTCGACGCTGCTGCTGGTGCCGATGAGCGGCTCCACCTATTCATTGCTCTTCGCCAGCCTGCGCGCCAGGACCAACCAGATGGAGCGTGGCGAGGGCGCTGCGGTGACGGCAACGGTGCGGGCGCTGTTTTCCGGCTCCTGGGCGCTGGCGCCGGGGCTGATCGGCCTTTATCTCGTCAACTCGCCATCGATGACGCCGGCCTATGGCATCGCGGCGCTCGCCAGCTGCACCTGCTTCTGCCTGTATTTCTTCTTCGCCCCCGGCAACGGCAGCGCCGGCCCTCCCCCGGATCCGGTCGGTTTCCTCGCTTCGCTGAAGCGAATCTTCATGCCCAACGTGCTGATCCGCGTCTTCATCATGGCGCTGCTGTTCGCGCTGCAGCGGCTGAACGGCATGCTTCTGCCGCTGATCATCACCCGTGCGGCGGGCGGAAACGTCGCCGACGTCGGTTTCATCGCCGGGCTGACGGCGCTTCTCGAAATGCCGTTCATGATGATGTGGGGCATGACGCAGCGGCGCTTCCGCACCGCGCATGTGCTCGCCCTCGGCGCGCTGATCTATTGCGCGTATCTGCTGCTGCTCGGATTTGCTTCCGCACCATGGCACATCTATGCGCTGCTGCTCGTCAACGCCTGCGGCGCGGCGGCAATCCTCAGCGTGCCGATCACCTATCTGCAGGACCTGATCGCCGACCGGCCGGGGCTCGGAACCTCGCTGCTCTCGCTCAACACCTTCATCGGCACCGGCATCGCCGCCGGGCTCTTCGCCTTCGGAACATCGCTCACCGATTATTCCGGCACCGCCTTCGTCGGCGCCGGCGCGGGTCTGGCGGCGATTGGGGCGTTGCTCCATCTGGAAAGCAGCAGGCGGCAGGCGCGGCAGCCGGCCTGA
- a CDS encoding asparaginase produces MTNPVTIEVTRGLLVESRHRGAVAVVDGDGRLVFSLGDIDAAVFPRSACKAMQALPLVESGAADAYGFGDKELALACASHNGEDEHVALAASMLSRAGRNVEALECGAHWSMNQKVLIHQARTLDAPTALHNNCSGKHAGFICACCHRDIDPKGYVGYEHPLQVEIRAAMASLTGAVLGAESCGTDGCSIPTYAVPLRSLAQGFARMATGTGLEPVRAKASRRLIEACMAEPFYVAGSGRACTKLMQIAPGRIFVKTGAEGVFCAAIPEKGIAMALKCEDGATRAAEAMVAAALARFFETEETVHAALMAFAAAAMRNWNGIHVGDIRATSVFSA; encoded by the coding sequence ATGACCAATCCTGTCACCATTGAAGTCACCCGTGGCCTGCTCGTGGAAAGTCGTCATCGCGGCGCGGTGGCGGTCGTCGATGGCGACGGCAGGCTTGTCTTTTCGCTGGGCGACATCGACGCCGCGGTTTTCCCGCGCTCGGCCTGCAAGGCGATGCAGGCGCTGCCGCTGGTGGAGAGCGGTGCGGCCGATGCCTATGGCTTCGGCGACAAGGAGCTGGCGCTCGCCTGCGCCTCCCATAATGGCGAGGACGAACATGTGGCGCTTGCCGCCTCGATGCTGTCGCGTGCCGGCCGGAATGTCGAAGCGCTGGAATGCGGCGCCCACTGGTCGATGAACCAGAAAGTCCTGATCCATCAGGCCCGCACGCTCGACGCACCGACGGCGCTGCACAACAATTGTTCCGGAAAACATGCCGGCTTCATCTGCGCCTGCTGCCACCGGGATATCGACCCGAAGGGTTATGTCGGCTACGAGCACCCGCTGCAGGTCGAGATCCGGGCCGCGATGGCAAGCCTGACCGGCGCCGTGCTCGGCGCCGAGAGCTGCGGCACCGACGGCTGCTCCATTCCGACCTATGCCGTGCCTTTGCGCAGCCTGGCGCAAGGCTTTGCCAGGATGGCGACCGGCACCGGGCTGGAGCCGGTGCGCGCCAAAGCATCCCGCCGCCTGATCGAGGCTTGCATGGCCGAGCCCTTCTATGTCGCCGGCTCCGGCCGCGCCTGCACGAAACTGATGCAGATCGCCCCCGGACGCATCTTCGTCAAGACAGGCGCCGAGGGTGTCTTCTGCGCTGCGATCCCGGAAAAGGGCATCGCCATGGCGCTGAAATGTGAGGATGGCGCCACCCGCGCCGCCGAAGCCATGGTGGCGGCCGCGCTCGCCCGCTTCTTCGAGACGGAAGAGACGGTGCATGCCGCTCTGATGGCCTTTGCCGCAGCCGCGATGCGCAACTGGAACGGCATCCATGTCGGGGATATCAGAGCGACCTCCGTCTTCTCGGCATGA
- a CDS encoding class I SAM-dependent methyltransferase — protein MALFHACPICRSRIPHFVPLPRYYIDKAVEHGFPYRIDEFETINHQAYSCPNCHSTDRDRLYALFLTPVFQRLDQAKAVRFLDIAPGRALSFWLKSHPHVFYRSCDMHMPEADDKADIHNLPYADESFDFVLCSHVLEHVDDPVRATAEIRRVLKQDSVAILMAPICLSIEDTYENPEVTTPEGRWAHFGQDDHVRIFSRSGFIDVIRRAGLAVQQIPVTDFLTPDVCDTYGIGRGSVLYLGVKQEVVQQEPEPERNVA, from the coding sequence ATGGCTCTATTCCACGCCTGCCCCATCTGCCGCAGCAGAATTCCGCATTTCGTACCGCTTCCGCGCTACTACATCGACAAGGCGGTCGAACATGGCTTTCCCTATCGCATCGATGAATTCGAGACGATCAACCATCAGGCCTATAGCTGCCCCAATTGTCATTCGACCGATCGCGACAGGCTTTACGCGCTGTTCCTGACGCCGGTGTTCCAGCGGCTCGACCAGGCAAAGGCCGTGCGCTTCCTGGACATTGCGCCGGGCCGGGCCTTGAGCTTCTGGCTCAAAAGCCACCCGCACGTCTTCTACCGCAGCTGCGACATGCATATGCCGGAGGCAGACGACAAGGCTGATATCCATAACCTGCCCTATGCCGATGAGAGCTTCGACTTCGTGCTTTGCTCTCATGTGCTCGAACATGTCGACGATCCGGTGCGTGCCACCGCGGAAATCCGGCGTGTTCTCAAGCAGGACAGCGTCGCCATCCTGATGGCGCCCATCTGCCTGTCGATCGAAGACACCTATGAAAATCCCGAGGTGACGACGCCGGAAGGCCGCTGGGCGCATTTCGGCCAGGATGACCATGTGCGCATCTTCTCGAGGTCCGGCTTCATCGACGTGATCCGGCGCGCCGGTTTGGCGGTCCAGCAGATTCCGGTCACCGATTTCCTGACGCCCGACGTTTGCGATACCTATGGCATCGGCCGCGGCTCCGTCCTCTATCTCGGCGTGAAGCAGGAGGTTGTCCAGCAGGAGCCGGAACCGGAGCGCAACGTCGCCTGA